A single Salmo trutta chromosome 14, fSalTru1.1, whole genome shotgun sequence DNA region contains:
- the LOC115147520 gene encoding homeobox protein Nkx-2.3 gives MLLSGFHFLDAREQDFDGMMLPSPLTSTPFSVKDILKLEQLEQQQQRQRSQQHQSRHLDPQQIQHLSHTQQHLAHPDSTQQQQTQSQHFQAPPSCMLASAVDSPPFSDGEDNMAYLSSLAPQDGHGEASLSPEMFVHPGLGHLTDPKLEVDLEDQENKSCGVVSKPLEGEDSGQGDSDRPAKQRTRRKPRVLFSQAQVFELERRFKQQRYLSAPEREHLASTLKLTSTQVKIWFQNRRYKCKRQRQDKSLELAGHHHHPPPPRRVAVPVLVRDGKPCLGGTQNYNAPYGSNPYSYNGYPAYTYNNPAYNSNYSCTYTSIPTLPPTTTANPFMAMNLGSIGGLSASPQPQTHQGTAVTTCQGSLQGIRAW, from the exons ATGTTACTCAGCGGGTTCCATTTCCTTGATGCGCGCGAGCAGGACTTCGATGGCATGATGCTCCCGAGCCCGCTCACTTCCACGCCGTTCTCAGTCAAGGATATTCTGAAACTCGAACAGCTAGAGCAGCAGCAACAGAGGCAGCGATCTCAACAGCACCAATCTCGACATCTGGACCCGCAACAGATCCAACACCTGTCCCACACTCAGCAACACTTAGCACACCCGGACTCGACCCAGCAACAGCAGACCCAGTCCCAGCACTTCCAGGCGCCACCGTCCTGTATGCTCGCTTCAGCGGTCGACAGCCCTCCGTTCTCGGACGGGGAAGACAACATGGCTTACCTGAGTTCTCTGGCGCCCCAGGACGGGCATGGAGAGGCCAGTCTGTCCCCGGAGATGTTCGTCCATCCCGGGCTGGGCCACCTGACCGACCCGAAGCTGGAGGTAGACCTGGAGGATCAGGAAAACA AGAGCTGTGGCGTGGTGTCCAAGCCGCTGGAGGGAGAGGACAGCGGCCAGGGGGACTCGGATCGGCCGGCCAAGCAGAGAACCAGACGGAAACCCCGGGTCCTCTTCTCCCAAGCCCAGGTGTTCGAGTTAGAGCGGCGCTTCAAGCAGCAGCGGTACCTGTCCGCTCCTGAACGAGAACACCTGGCGAGCACTCTCAAACTCACCTCCACGCAGGTCAAAATCTGGTTCCAGAACCGACGGTACAAGTGTAAGCGGCAGCGGCAAGACAAGTCCCTGGAGCTGGCaggacaccaccaccaccctcccccGCCAAGACGAGTCGCGGTGCCGGTCCTGGTCCGGGATGGGAAGCCCTGTCTGGGCGGGACTCAGAACTACAATGCTCCATACGGGTCGAACCCCTATAGTTACAACGGATACCCGGCCTACACGTACAACAACCCGGCATACAACAGCAACTACAGCTGTACTTACACCAGTATCCCTACTCTCCCCCCAACCACCACGGCCAACCCCTTCATGGCCATGAACTTGGGGAGCATTGGGGGGCTTAGCGCCTCTCCTCAGCCCCAAACGCACCAAGGGACAGCGGTCACGACATGTCAGGGCTCACTGCAAGGGATCCGGGCCTGGTAG